The Halostagnicola larsenii XH-48 region CGGGCGTTACGCGAACTGGCTCTCAGCGTTCATCCGAAACAGTTCCGTGAGATGGGTCACGAGAATCGAAACGACTTTGTTATTTTAGGCTGGCCTAAATATATGGGACGAACCAATACAGCGGGTTGGGCGCTGACTCGTCGTAACGACGATGCTCTCAAGGGCCTATTCTATCGCAAGCAGATAAACGATATCGTCAACGACAACAGATCGTAATGACCACTACAGACCTAGATACAGGAATGGATTTCGATTACGACGTCGTCATCGTCGGTGGCGGCCCAGCGGGCTGTTCGGCGGGCATCTTCGCCGCCCGATACGGGCTCGAAACGGTCATCTTCGACCGAGGGCGCTCCTCGATTCAGCGGTGTGCACACCTCGAGAACTATCTGGGGTTTCCGACAGGGATAGACATCGAAACGCTGTATGCGCTGATGCACGACCACGCCGAGGTAGCCGGTTGCGAACACGTGTCCGACCTCGTCGAATCGGTTACACCAACCGGCGACGGGGACGGGTTCACCGTCGAACTCGAGGAGGGCGAACACGTCACCACACGTCGACTCATCGCGGCGACACGCTACGGCGGAGCGTATCTGCGCGGGCTGGACGACGAGAACGCGATGTTCGAATCGTACGAATACGACGGGGAGGAACGCGAGCGGTTCAACAAGGAGTACGCCGAAACCGACGGGACGACCCCGGTCGACCGGCTGTACGTCGCATCGCCGTCCACAGAAAGCGATTCGCAGGCGATCGTCGCTGCCGGTCGCGGGGCACGGACAGGTATCACCGTCGTCGAGGACGTCCGTCGAGAGCAGGGATATCCCGATCCGGTAGCGAACTACTACGACTGGGTTCGCCGAGAGGAGGAACTCGAGGATGAGTGGCGCGACCGGGATCGATGGGAACAATATTTCGACGATCGCATGCCCGATGACCACGACCTCGAGGAAGCCGACCGCCTCGAGATTCGCGAGCGAGAAATCGACCGTCGACTCGAGCAGTATATCG contains the following coding sequences:
- a CDS encoding NAD(P)/FAD-dependent oxidoreductase — translated: MTTTDLDTGMDFDYDVVIVGGGPAGCSAGIFAARYGLETVIFDRGRSSIQRCAHLENYLGFPTGIDIETLYALMHDHAEVAGCEHVSDLVESVTPTGDGDGFTVELEEGEHVTTRRLIAATRYGGAYLRGLDDENAMFESYEYDGEERERFNKEYAETDGTTPVDRLYVASPSTESDSQAIVAAGRGARTGITVVEDVRREQGYPDPVANYYDWVRREEELEDEWRDRDRWEQYFDDRMPDDHDLEEADRLEIREREIDRRLEQYIDRSDRKRRRIRGQERLLEYVDDERILEAAREITVKRESDSSTDR